The DNA segment CGGCCGGCTATGGGCCATCAATCCCGAGGCCGGTTTTTTTGGCGTGGCGCCCGGCACCAGCCGGCACACCAACGCCAACGCCGTCGATATGCTGCAGCACGACACCATTTTCACCAACGTGGCGCTCACCGAAGACCGGCGGCCATGGTGGGAAGGCCTGTCCGACGAGACGCCGGCCTTTGACTGGCAAGGGCGGCCCTATCAGCCGGCCAATGGCCCGGCAGCGCATCCGAATTCCCGGTTCACGGTATCGGCCCGCCAATGCAAGTCCTGGTCCGATGCCGCCGAGCGGCCATCCGGAGTCCCCATCTCGGCCATCATCTTTGGTGGCCGGCGCGCCTCCCTGGTACCGCTGGTGCTGGAGGCCAGAAACTGGCGCCACGGTGTGCTGCTGGGTGCCTCGATGGCCTCCGAAACTACCGCTGCAGCCACCGGCAAAACCGGTGTTGTGCGGCGCGATCCGATGGCCATGAAACCGTTCTGTGGCTATCACTTCGGCGATTACTGGTCACATTGGCTGGCCACGGGTGCCCGGCTGAACAAGGCACCCGGTATCTATCAGGTCAACTGGTTCCGACGCGACGCACAAGGCCGTTTCCTGTGGCCGGGTTTCGGCGAGAACCTGCGTGTCCTGAAATGGATTCTGGACCGCTGTCAGGGCAGCATCGGCGCGCACGAAACGCCGGTCGGCAATTTGCCTTTGCACGGCGATATCGACCTTTCCGGCCTCGACGTGTCGCACGACCACATGCGGCAGCTGACCGAGATCGAGCCACAAGCCTGGCGGGACGAAATGGACCAGGTCAGCAGCTTTCTGCAAGGCTTTGAGCCACGCGTACCGCAAGCACTGCACGATGAGCGCGAACAGGTTGCACAGGACCTGCGCGGTTTAGGCGCGACCTAGCACTCGACCCCGTCCGCGCCCAGGGACCAAAAAAGCCGCGGCAAAAACAAAGGAAGCCGGCGCGGGGCGGACCCACGCCGGCTTCTTAAACTACACGCCCCGTTCAGGGCAAATCGATCTCGTTCAAGCGGCTTCGGTCAACGCCTTCATGCTCAGGCGAATACGGCCCTGCTTGTCCACCTCTAGCACCTTGACCCGCACCACATCGCCCTCGGCCAGCTTGTCACTGACCTTCTCGACGCGTTCGTCGGATATCTGCGAGATGTGCAGCAAGCCATCGCGACCGGGCAGGATGGTGACGAAAGCACCAAAATCCATCAACCGCGCCACGCGACCCTCATATACCATCCCGACCTCAATCTCGGCGGTGATGCGCTCGATCAGGCCACGCGCCTCCTCGGCTGCGGCCCGGTCTACCGAAGCGATGCGCACCGTGCCGTCATCGTCAATATCGATGGTGGTGCCAGTCTGCTCGGTGATGCCACGGATCGTGACCCCGCCCTTGCCAATGACATCACGGATCTTGTCCGGGTGGATGTGCACGGTCAGGATGCGCGGCGCGTAGTCGGACATTTCCTCGCGCGGTTTGGCCAGGGCTTTTGCCATTTCACCAATGATGTGCAGCCGGCCTTCGCAGGCCTGCTCAAGCGCCGCCTGCATGATCTGGCCGGTGATGCCGGTGACCTTGATGTCCATCTGCAGGGCAGTGACACCCGTGGTGGTACCGGCGACCTTGAAGTCCATGTCGCCCAGGTGATCCTCGTCGCCCAGAATGTCCGACAGCACCGCGAAGCGGCTGCCGTCCATGATCAGGCCCATGGCGATACCCGCCACCGGCTCGCTGATCGGCACACCGGCATCCATCAGTGACAGGCTGCCACCACACACGGTCGCCATGGAGCTTGATCCATTGGACTCGGTGATCTCGGACACGATCCGCAGCGTGTATGGGAATGCCGTCTTGGCCGGCACGACGGCCGCCAACGCGC comes from the Immundisolibacter sp. genome and includes:
- a CDS encoding phosphoenolpyruvate carboxykinase (GTP) — protein: MTSNQALADWVREVATLTQPEKIHWCDGSQAEYDTLVAGMLDSGTLLQLDPKTRPRSYLHRSDPSDVARTEHLTFVCTSRRDDAGPNNQWMDPADAHAKMNALFAGAMRGRTLYVVPYCMGPLDSPLARCGVEITDSAYVAASMRTMTRMGTPALKRIEREGSFVKGLHSLGDLHPERRFIMHFPQELAIQSIGSGYGGNALLGKKCHALRIASHQARQEGWLAEHMLIMGIEDPQGRLHYIAAAFPSACGKTNMAMLIPPQEYQGWKVHTIGDDIAWLHVGDDGRLWAINPEAGFFGVAPGTSRHTNANAVDMLQHDTIFTNVALTEDRRPWWEGLSDETPAFDWQGRPYQPANGPAAHPNSRFTVSARQCKSWSDAAERPSGVPISAIIFGGRRASLVPLVLEARNWRHGVLLGASMASETTAAATGKTGVVRRDPMAMKPFCGYHFGDYWSHWLATGARLNKAPGIYQVNWFRRDAQGRFLWPGFGENLRVLKWILDRCQGSIGAHETPVGNLPLHGDIDLSGLDVSHDHMRQLTEIEPQAWRDEMDQVSSFLQGFEPRVPQALHDEREQVAQDLRGLGAT